The Synchiropus splendidus isolate RoL2022-P1 chromosome 1, RoL_Sspl_1.0, whole genome shotgun sequence genome includes a window with the following:
- the tanc2b gene encoding protein TANC2 isoform X2, producing the protein MGRRRKWSTAARSHFATIRGHLGAKRKGVEGLCVSSLLGVLRSHTWLIGEEEVSWLLARTSFPPYPRAHSMSLSFCSSSVDGGGEDLVDPRSPSLDHHLSHIGHGGSIDSDCVFDGDYSVPPPLAITEGMQHIRIMEGVSRSLPSSPLLSHQTIGVRLQPVKKITAPQRKAKFVESPRIPHSELSSPTYSSSKNPDLDRYCPGESSQELGPPPSVDEAANTLMTRLGFLLGDKVSEGPAGAPYSMEEPEARKVQNQRISPCSTLTSSTASPTAGSPCSTLPTAMPSQAGNKDCAYGSVTSPTSTLESRDSGIIATLTSYSENMDRSAKHGENSRGNLKLWQSQKSGMDSFLYRVDENMTASTYSLNKIPERNLESMSSHSAHSIPLYLMPRPNSVAATSSAHLEDLAYLDEQRHTPLRTSLRMPRQSTTCGPGRSGPDVRASANSANAWQSQSLRFAPYRPHDIALKPLLFEVPSITMDSVFTGREWLFQEIDAHLNSPNCSSNRGVVVVGNIGFGKTAIVSRLVALSCHGTRMRQIASDSPQASPKHGEGLPLTQPQPTHGTLGGGSCPGTPEMRRRQEESMRRLASQVVAYHYCQADNAYTCLVPEFVHNIAALLCRSPHLASYREQMLREPHLQSVLSLRSCVQDPMAAFRRGVLEPLDALYKERKINTDDDLIVLIDGLNEAEFHKPDYGDTIVSFLTKTINRFPPWLKLVVTVRTTLQEITNSPPFRCISLDSYEENDAIDQDLQSYILHRIHSSPEIQNNISLNGKMDNTTFGKLSTHLKALSQGSYLYLKLTFDLIERGYLVLKSSSYKVVPVNLAEVYLLQCNMRFPTQSSFERALPLLNVAVASLHPLTDEQIYQAINAGNLQGTLDWEDFQQRMDNLSVFLVRRRDGTRMFVHPSFREWLIWREEGEKTKFLCDPRSGHTLLAFWFSRQENKLNRQQTIELGHHILKAHIFKGLSKKVGVSSSILQGLWVSYSTETLSAALSSLRNLYTPNIKVSRLLMLGGGNVNYRTEVLNNAPVLCVHSHLGYMDMVALLLEFGALVDAPSESGMTPLGYAAAGGHMAIVTALCRKRAKVDHLDRNGQCALVHAALRGHMEVVKYLIQCDWSHGPQESPQSQQHGAFTKSHAVQQALIAAASMGYTEIVSYLLDLPEKDEEEVERAQINNFDSLWGETALTAASGRGKLDVCRLLLEQGAAVAQPNRRGIVPLFSAVRQGHWQIVDLLLTHGADVNLPDKQGRTPLMMAASEGHLGTVEFLLAQGASLSLLDKEGLTALSWACLKGHLPVVRCLVESGAATDHADKNGRTPLDLAAFYGDSDVVQFLVDHGAMIEHVDYSGMRPLDRAVGCRNTSVVVALLKKGAKIGPATWAMATSKPDIMIILLSKLIEEGDGYYKKGKVKEAAQRYQYALKKFPREGFNEDLKTFRELKVSLFLNLSRCRRKMNDFGMAEEFATKALELKPKSYEAFYARARAKRSSRQFPEALEDLNEALKQCPNNREIQRLLQRVEEECNQLDQDDPQQQELELEPPPSPPPTPPPEEEDSLSMPLPPPPEPRLEDMEPVQDLFEDEDYLAQELEAMSMGLPPPEALNNPQSLPIIQSPPMSPTHADQIYLTGVSPLGQYEYHPTSSSMSSPTRATYQTTSPSLSPTHQNHYRHSPPLTSPVHQSSYRFSPPPMGSGGQGIDHQSPPPSPLRRAAQYRSSPPLESVCLYRSQSGSPVRFQTEQLPGRPKSPLSKMSSQRSFQLSSQPSLSQHHQAQGLRLQPSIAQIVRTNQPSSMMGNNSYGGAMGHSMGSRYQGGSVDVESRLVYQPSLDGRSMSQVQASLSSGALCQHGGRGGVMESSLLKDELPQRPSSAYRASSGGPGGIRYSQTPQISRSQSAAYYPVSEHVLERASAIPSCQLGSPEIPHMMRRPVSANTTELKQHVTAPRPLIHSQSVSLRFSPSTNNISTGSGSNLGPGFRPSSIQQMEIPLQATYERACEDLSPISPSQSGGGLYQGEATRSRNTPFMGIIDKTARTQQYLHQPSRSRGMTSMDSAVSPTSPGQLVQQGSTYSPPNSLGNIAYYNKTNNAQNGHLLEEDYYSQTQPSSLGKLANGSRGSGDILERVSQVPTYPDVKVARTLPVAQAYQDNMYRQLSRDSRAQGPPSPIKPKRPFVESNV; encoded by the exons CTCCTCAGAGGAAAGCAAAGTTTGTGGAGAGCCCTCGTATCCCTCACTCAGAACTCAGCTCTCCTACATACTCCTCAAGCAAGAACCCAGATCTCGACAGATACTGCCCTG GGGAGTCCAGCCAGGAACTGGGCCCGCCTCCGTCCGTGGATGAGGCTGCCAACACATTGATGACGCGCCTGGGTTTCCTTCTGGGAGACAAAGTGAGTGAGGGGCCAGCCGGTGCCCCCTACAGCATGGAGGAACCCGAGGCAAGAAAG GTCCAGAACCAGAGGATCAGTCCGTGCTCTACACTGACCAGCAGCACCGCCTCACCCACTGCTGGCAGCCCCTGCTCCACCCTCCCCACTGCCATGCCCAGCCAGGCGGGAAACAAGGACTGCGCCTACGGTTCCGTCACCAGTCCAACATCAACTCTAGAGAGTCGGGACAGTGGGATTATCG CCACCCTGACCAGCTACTCAGAGAACATGGATCGCAGTGCGAAACATGGCGAGAACTCACGGGGCAACCTAAAGCTCTGGCAGTCGCAAAAATCAGGCATGGATTCGTTTCTCTACCGAGTGGACGAGAACATGACTGCCTCCACCTACAGCCTCAACAAAATCCCTGAGAGAAACCTGGAGAGCATGTCCTCCCACTCTGCCCACTCCATCCCTCTATACCTCATGCCCCGACCCAACTCTGTGGCCG CCACCAGCTCGGCTCATCTGGAGGATCTGGCCTATCTGGACGAGCAGAGACACACACCGCTACGCACCTCGCTGCGTATGCCAAGACAGAGCACTACATGTGGACCAGGTCGATCAGGGCCGGACGTACGAG CTTCTGCTAACAGCGCTAATGCCTGGCAGTCACAGTCAC TCCGCTTCGCCCCCTACAGGCCCCATGACATTGCGCTCAAACCGCTGCTTTTTGAGGTTCCTAGCATCACTATGGACTCTGTCTTCACGGGGCGAGAGTGGCTCTTCCAGGAGATTGATGCTCACCTCAACAGTCCCAACTGCAGCAGCAACCGTGGTGTGGTTGTCGTGGGCAACATTGGCTTTGGAAAGACTGCCATTGTCTCCCGCCTGGTGGCGCTCAGCTGCCATGGCACCCGGATGAGACAGATCGCATCGGACAGTCCTCAGGCTTCTCCCAAGC ATGGTGAGGGTCTTCCACTCACACAGCCTCAGCCCACACATGGTACCCTGGGAGGAGGCAGCTGTCCTGGTACTCCGGAGATGAGGCGACGGCAGGAGGAATCCATGAGGAGGCTGGCTTCTCAG GTGGTCGCTTACCACTACTGCCAGGCTGACAATGCCTACACGtgcctggtgcctgagtttgtgCACAACATTGCAGCTCTGCTCTGCCGCTCTCCCCACCTGGCATCCTACAGGGAGCAGATGCTGAGAGAGCCGCACCTGCAGAGTGTCCTAAGCCTGAGGTCCTGCGTTCAGGACCCTATGGCTGCCTTCAGGAGGGGAGTCCTTGAGCCCCTGGATGCACTTTATAAAG AGAGGAAGATCAACACGGATGACGATCTCATCGTCCTTATTGACGGTCTGAATGAAGCTGAGTTTCACAAGCCAGACTATGGCGACACCATTGTGTCCTTCCTCACCAAAACCATCAACAGGTTCCCTCCGTGGCTCAAACTGGTGGTCACGGTCAGAACCACATTGCAG GAAATCACCAACTCGCCGCCCTTCCGCTGCATCTCCCTGGATAGCTACGAGGAGAACGATGCCATAGATCAGGACCTACAGAGCTACATCCTACACCGCATCCACAGCAGCCCAGAGATCCAGAACAACATCTCGCTCAATGGGAAGATGGACAACACTACTTTTGGGAAGCTCAGCACTCACCTTAAGGCCCTGAGCCAGGGCTCTTACCTGTACCTcaagctgacctttgacctcataGAAAGGGGATACCTGGTCCTCAAGAGCTCCAGCTACAAG GTGGTTCCGGTGAACTTGGCTGAAGTTTACCTGCTGCAGTGCAACATGCGCTTCCCCACACAGTCTTCGTTCGAGCGGGCACTTCCTCTGCTCAATGTGGCCGTGGCATCTCTTCACCCCCTGACCGATGAGCAGATCTATCAAGCCATTAATGCTGGAAACTTGCAG GGTACTTTGGATTGGGAGGACTTCCAGCAGCGTATGGATAATCTGTCTGTGTtcctggtgaggaggagagatgggaCCAGGATGTTCGTCCACCCATCTTTCAGAGAGTGGCTGAtatggagggaggagggggagaagaCCAAGTTCCTCTGTGATCCCAG GAGTGGACACACGCTTCTTGCCTTTTGGTTTTCACGTCAGGAGAACAAGCTGAACCGCCAGCAGACCATCGAGCTTGGGCATCACATCCTTAAAGCACATATCTTCAAG GGTTTGAGCAAGAAGGTGGGTGTATCGTCGTCCATCCTGCAGGGCCTGTGGGTCTCCTACAGCACTGAAACTCTCTCAGCGGCCCTGTCCTCTCTCAGAAACCTCTACACCCCAAACATCAAG GTGAGTCGGCTGCTGATGCTGGGTGGGGGCAACGTCAACTATCGTACCGAGGTTCTGAACAACGCGCCGGTCCTGTGCGTCCACTCTCACCTGGGCTACATGGACATGGTTGCCCTGCTGCTGGAGTTTGGAGCTTTGGTCGATGCTCCCTCTGAGAGCGGGATGACACCATTAGGttatgctgctgctggagggcaCATGGCAATCGTGACAGCACTTTGTCGCAAGAGAGCGAAG GTTGATCACCTGGACAGAAATGGCCAGTGTGCCCTTGTGCATGCTGCTTTAAGGGGACACATGGAGGTGGTCAAGTATCTCATCCAGTGTGACTGGAGTCATGGGCCTCAAGAGTCGCCTCAGTCGCAACAGCATGGAGCGTTTACGAAGAGCCACGCCGTTCAGCAGGCACTCATCGCTGCAGCCAGCATGGGCTACACCGAG ATCGTCTCCTACCTGCTGGACCTGCCGGAGAAAGACGAGGAGGAAGTGGAACGCGCTCAGATTAATAACTTTGACTCTCTATGGGGAGAAACTG CTCTGACAGCAGCATCAGGTCGAGGAAAGTTGGACGTTTGTCGTCTTCTGTTGGAACAAGGCGCTGCAGTGGCCCAACCTAACAGACGAGGCATCGTGCCATTATTCAGTGCTGTCCGGCAGGGTCACTGGCAG atagTGGATCTTCTTCTCACGCATGGAGCCGACGTCAACTTGCCTGACAAACAAGGTCGCACTCCCCTGATGATGGCAGCGTCTGAGGGTCACTTGGGTACAGTGGAGTTTTTATTAGCCCAAG GAGCATCGCTCTCCCTTTTGGACAAGGAAGGTCTGACTGCGCTCAGCTGGGCGTGTCTGAAGGGTCACTTACCTGTTGTCCGCTGTTTGGTGGAGAGTGGCGCTGCCACCGACCACGCCGACAAGAATGGACGTACACCGCTGGACCTTGCCGCCTTCTATGGCGACTCTGACGTG GTCCAATTCCTAGTGGACCACGGTGCCATGATTGAGCACGTGGACTACAGTGGGATGCGACCTCTGGACCGGGCGGTGGGCTGCAGGAACACATCCGTGGTGGTCGCCTTGCTCAAGAAAGGAGCCAAGATAG GTCCGGCCACATGGGCCATGGCCACCTCCAAACCCGACATCATGATCATCTTACTCAGCAAACTCATCGAGGAGGGGGATGGCTACTACAAG AAGGGGAAGGTGAAGGAGGCGGCACAGCGATATCAATATGCCCTCAAAAAGTTTCCTCGCGAAGGCTTCAACGAGGACCTCAAGACTTTCAGGGAGCTCAAAGTTTCGCTCTTCCTCAACCTTTCTCGATGTCGTAGGAAAATGAAC GACTTCGGAATGGCTGAGGAATTTGCTACCAAGGCTCTGGAACTCAAACCAAAGTCATATGAGGCATTTTATGCTCGAGCTCGAGCCAAACGTAGCAGCAG ACAATTCCCTGAGGCCTTGGAGGACCTGAATGAAGCCCTGAAGCAGTGCCCCAACAACCGCGAGATCCAGCGGCTGCTGCAGCGGGTGGAAGAAGAATGTAACCAGCTCGATCAGGATgacccacagcagcaggaactgGAGCTGGAACCACCTCCTTCCCCGCCTCCTACACCTCCCCCAGAAGAGGAAGACTCCCTCTCCAtgcctctccctcctcctccagagccAAGGTTAGAGGACATGGAGCCCGTCCAGGACTTGTTTGAGGACGAGGACTATCTAGCGCAGGAGCTGGAGGCCATGTCTATGGGTTTGCCTCCACCAGAGGCTCTGAACAATCCTCAGAGCCTGCCCATCATCCAGAGCCCTCCGATGTCCCCTACGCATGCAGATCAGATATATTTAACAGGAGTTTCCCCACTGGGCCAGTACGAATATCACCCTACGTCCTCCTCCATGTCCTCTCCAACTCGAGCCACCTATCAGACCACATCCCCGTCCTTGTCACCTACACATCAAAACCACTACAGACACAGCCCACCCCTCACATCTCCCGTGCATCAGTCATCATACCGCTTTAGCCCACCCCCCATGGGCAGTGGAGGACAGGGTATAGACCATCAGAGTCCGCCCCCTTCCCCTTTAAGACGGGCTGCGCAGTACAGATCCAGTCCACCACTGGAAAGTGTTTGTCTATACAGGTCCCAGTCTGGTTCGCCTGTCCGCTTCCAGACTGAACAGCTTCCTGGCCGACCTAAATCTCCGTTGTCCAAGATGAGCAGCCAACGGTCCTTCCAGCTGAGCTCCCAACCCTCCCTGTCTCAACACCACCAGGCTCAAGGTCTTCGTCTTCAGCCATCAATAGCTCAGATAGTTCGCACAAACCAACCGAGCAGCATGATGGGAAACAACAGCTACGGTGGAGCGATGGGCCACTCGATGGGCAGTCGTTATCAAGGAGGTTCGGTGGACGTGGAGAGTCGCCTAGTCTACCAGCCGTCCCTGGACGGACGTTCTATGTCCCAGGTCCAGGCCAGCCTTAGCTCTGGGGCCCTCTGTCAGCACGGCGGCCGAGGAGGGGTCATGGAGTCCAGCTTGTTAAAGGATGAGCTTCCCCAGCGCCCCTCCTCAGCCTACCGTGCCAGCAGCGGGGGTCCGGGGGGCATCCGGTACAGCCAGACACCTCAAATAAGCCGCAGCCAGTCTGCCGCATACTATCCAGTATCTGAACACGTCCTGGAGCGTGCAAGCGCCATTCCATCTTGCCAGCTGGGCTCCCCTGAGATTCCACACATGATGAGACGCCCCGTCAGTGCGAACACTACAGAGCTGAAGCAGCATGTGACCGCCCCaagacccctcatccactctcAGAGTGTGAGCCTCCGTTTCTCCCCGTCTACCAACAACATCTCCACTGGGTCTGGTTCAAATTTAGGACCAGGATTCCGGCCTTCCTCCATCCAGCAGATGGAGATTCCTTTGCAGGCCACATATGAGCGTGCTTGCGAAGATCTCTCACCCATCTCCCCATCGCAAAGTGGTGGGGGCTTGTACCAAGGTGAGGCCACCCGCTCCCGGAACACACCCTTTATGGGAATTATTGACAAGACAGCCCGGACTCAGCAGTACCTGCATCAGCCCTCTCGGTCTAGAGGCATGACATCCATGGACTCCGCTGTGAGTCCCACTTCGCCCGGCCAGCTTGTGCAACAGGGTTCCACTTACAGCCCCCCAAACTCTCTAGGAAACATTGCCTACTACAATAAAACCAACAATGCCCAAAATGGACACCTACTAGAGGAAGACTACTATTCCCAAACTCAGCCTTCCTCCCTGGGGAAGCTGGCAAATGGCTCTCGAGGCAGTGGTGATATTCTAGAGCGAGTCAGCCAAGTGCCCACCTACCCGGATGTCAAAGTGGCCCGGACTCTGCCAGTGGCACAGGCCTACCAGGACAACATGTACCGACAGCTCTCCCGTGACAGCAGGGCCCAAGGCCCACCCTCCCCCATCAAACCAAAGAGACCATTTGTAGAGTCAAATGTGTGA